One Rhinolophus ferrumequinum isolate MPI-CBG mRhiFer1 chromosome 10, mRhiFer1_v1.p, whole genome shotgun sequence genomic window, gataaagaaacaaaaccctaatatatgctgcctacaagagactcacttcagattgaaagatacacacagatgaaaagtaaagagatggaaaaagataattcatgaaaatggaaacaaacaaacaaggctgGGGCAGCagtacttgtaccagacaaaatagactttaaaacaaaggctataatgtGAGACAAAGAAGgccccaataatcccacttcttatctgaagaaatgcaaatgctacttcgaggggacgtgtgcatccatatgctcattgcagcattgtttgcaatggccaagatgtggaggcagcctgggtgtccattgatggaagaaaggacaaagaggaggaggtacatatatacaatggaatattgctcggccagggaagggaatgggttctgccatctgtggtggcatagatgggcctggagggtactgtgctgagtggagtatgtcagacagagaaagacagatgtattgtgatttcgcttatatgtggaatctagagaacggAATGaacaagtaaaacagaaacaaactcatagatacagagaacattgccagacgggagggggtttcagggtgtgggtgaaaaaaggggaagggattaagaagtacaaattggttgttacacagtagtcatggggatgtggggtgtagcataaggaatatagtcaataatattgtaataactatgtatggtgtcagatgggtgctagatttgttggggtgatagatgtgaGGGAGAGGGTTGGGgcacagggtgaaaaaggtgaaggaattaagaagtacaaatggtagttacaaaatagtcatggggatgtaatgtaaagcatagggaacaatatggttataactatgtatagtgccaggtggtactagactagtcagggggatcacttcttaaattatacaaatgtctaaccaccatggtgtacacctgaaattattataaaataatattgaatgtcaactgtaattgataaatttaaaaaggggggaaggggaataagaggttcacatttccaggcataaaacaaataagtcatggggacgtaatggacagcacagggaatatagtcaatggtattgtgacagcatggtacagtgtcacatggttgctgcacttatcatggtgatcacttctttaggtatatcagtgttgaacaactatggtgtaacGCTGAAACTcagataatattgtatgttagctatatttttaattaaaatcttttaaaaaatatataggaattaTTACTACTTTCCTTTCTAatcaatttcattgttttgtgatACTGTTTTAATCTATACCCTTTTCTAAAAGTCAATAAGAATACAAAGagtgggccagcccggtggctcaggcggttggagctccgtgctcctaactccgaaggccgccggttcgattcccacatgggccagtgggttctcaaccacaaggttgccagttcgattccttgagtcccgcaagggatggtgggctgcgccccctgtaactaagattgaactcggcaccttgagttgagctgcctcctggatggctcagttggttggagcgtgtcctctcaaccacaagcttgccggttggactcctgcaagggatggtgggctgtgccccctgcaagtagcaatggcaactggacctggagctgagctgcaccctgcacaactaagactgaaaggacaacaacttgacttggaaaaaagtcctggaagtacacactgttccccaataaagtcctgttccccttccccaataaaatcttaaaaaaaaaaaaaaaaaaaaaaagaatacaaagagcACCTTTGTCTAGTGTTTTATGTTCAGgttatctttgtaatttttatttattatctttttcatgATACAGAATATGTTGATAGTTGGAACCAAAGGGAAGTTATTATGGAAATGAGTTATATTCCTCATTGTCCATAAGTTTTGAGGAATAGCATTCCTTGGATATAATACATCTTTTATAAACAATGACTTTGTCCTAAAATCAGAATGATCATATAAAGTAGCCCACAATAATGCAGATAACTATGGTTAGGGTATGTTTGGACATAAAATATGAATTGAACATCGTTGATACTTTTTTGTAATATTAATAGTTTTGGTACTATCAATAGATTTTTTGGTactatttcaaaaatagaatgtgatttgatttttttgtgtgtgtgttcacactattttataaaatcttagtTGATAATTTTAGGacttacaaaataaatactttacatTGAAAAATAGTTTGGAGTATAGATAATGGTGATGGGCACACAGCATCGAggatgtatttaatgccactgaattgtactctCACAGATGGGAATAGGCGTAGCTAGCTTCTCCAAGTAAGAGGCCTGAGGGCCCGGGAAACAGCTCTCAGAAGTGCAAAGCAAGATTGAAGGGGAGCATAGGAGGGTCCTGGCAACAGCCCAGGACACCGACGTCAGTCCAGGCTCGCTGTCTCTCGGCAGACCGGCTCAGTCCAGAGGAGTCTGTTCTCAGTTAAGCCACCtaaagagggaagggaggtcTAGACATGTGTCTCAACAATTAGAAATTCCATTAGGAATCACCAGGCTAGTCGTTAACATCAACAAccaatatttaataaacaaaccAGTAAGTCAAGAAGTAACagttgagaaaacaaacaaaatccgtTGTTTTATTTAGAAGTATTTAGCACCGAAGTGGGAGTACGGTGCCTCCAGGGATACTGATGTAGAAGTCATACACACCACACGTATGTTTTAAAGtttgtgaaaaataacaaagtaaatCGGAAGAAAAACTAAATCTCTTCTTTGCCACATTACACAAAACTTCACCgatgataaacaaataaataataattagacAAACTGCCATCAGTGGGAAAGGGTGCGGCCAGGTGGTGCAGCGTGTACAGCGCGCCCTCTGGTGGTGGGTGCTATGCAAATCGTCCTCCAAAAGAACGCCTGAAGTTTACAGAGGGGTCACAGAAAGTGTTCAGATGGACATAATCGGAACCACGTAAAATTTTAAGTagctattttaaaattggattataACTTATATCTGTGAAAAGAGTATATCCATTAATGGCTCACGGCACTTCTGCAATTCATTTGTGACACCCCAATGTGCCTCATTTCACTGGCTGGTTATTTTCTGCTATAAACGGTGAAAATGAATTAAAGCTACATCAACAGTGTGGATGATTCTCAGCAGCACCACGTTGATTTTAAAAAGCGAGTCacctggtgggaatgtaagatggTGCAACCACTctgaaaagtttggcagtttctttaaaaacaaaaaaatgtaaactgacCATCCACCCCGCAGCAGGCTCATGGGCATTTATCCCAGGGAAATGAAAGCTGCAGCCACACAAACACCTGCACACAGACGCAACTTTATTTTCAACAGCCaagctatttaaattaataagaatGTCGTGTGTCAAAAACTACAGATATAACTAAAACCGTGTTTAGGGGAAAACCATGGCCATCGCTTCAAATGTGCTTTCGTTGCTTCTTTAATTTAGATGCTCGTGACTTTACCATTGGTTCTAAACAAGatgctaatattttctcccaacaAAATACCCTCCACAAGATAAAACCTCTAGaatactttcagtctgtgtgtgaaAGATTGATTCATTGCTCaaaatgtttcctcttttccccCCATCTTGGGGTCTGGTTCTGGTgcatttgctgtttgtttttaatcttttcttagtGTTTTCCGCATATCAGTACCTGCATAGTCTGCTTTGCATCCTTCTACATCCCAACAACATTCTTTTGCTTGGACAGGTGGAGGCCATTTTGACTGGgcagatgattttaaaatattcaaattcagcAAAATATGTCACACATGCAATCAAATTTGCACAGCCACACAAAAACATTACACCTTGTCATTGGCCCTATTTCATTCACTTTCAGTTTTAAACACAAAAAACGCTAGATGATCACTACAGAATTCAGCAAACTCGGGTTGGTTCTTCCTTGTCACAAGCACTGGTATCACTGCTCATCTCAAATCTATTGCTTTAAGGGAGAAATGCGTTATCACAGGCAGAGGGGAATGTCCAGCCATGAGCTCTGAAGACATTCATGCTGCCCAAGCATGAGGCACTGACGCCACTAAGGACAGCTTGTCATCAGTCTGAACCTGTCGACCAGAAAACTAAAGTCCTCCAAATTAATTTCCATGCAGAACAATGTTTactaaaagataataaaaattgcTCATTTAAAACTCACATATATGTTACTCAACAGCAACCACagtattgtttaaaatttcacCAATGAAAGATTTGGGCAGAGTATTCCACCTCTGACCTTTAGAATTACTGGGTTCAGGAGGATAATAAAAAGATGAACTTCAGCACACTGAGTGTTgtttaaaaattctctacagatgATGCCCCCCTATGGGCCTCCCCCTTTCCGTCTTTGGGGGCCCCACACCAGTGGCTCCCAGCAGTCACCTTAGTTCTCCCTCCAAGGCTGGCACATTGGGCTCAGAGCTCTAGTGAAGGCCAGGAATCCCCACGAGACCGCTGGACACTCCCTCTGGCCCCTTTGTCTTCTGGAGCAGGCAGGTGAGTGGCAGTGCTGGGCAGAATGGACCTATTTTAATATACTtgactgttcttttttctaatgtttgtaaaataaatactacacttcttcatttcaaatttttcatcattGATAATGAAGTCATTTAAGGCTGATTTCCTGTGAGCACAGCTTTAGCTACGTCCTACAGAGTTGGGCATGAAGACATCTACCTTAGCAGTGTtgtctacatattttaaaacttcacatttgAGGTTCTCTTTGATCCAGgggtttttaaaagagaatttgttAATTTCTAAGTACTtaaatttgcttcatttttaaatattttattgtttgcttaGAATTGTTTTGGGTTATAATCAAATCATGTGTCCTATTACATCTCTATTCAACTTATGTGGTAtgattattttatgcaaatattccACGGGCTTAAATAGATGCAAAGTTCTCTCTGTACATATAACAATGAAATTGAGATTGCTGCATGCATTATTCGATTCCTTTATTCTCTCCAGAAATACACTCATTTCTGGAATGGGTGTCTTGAAGCCTGGGGAAGGGTGAGACCAGCGGTCCGTGGCCATCTGCAGGACGCTTGCAAAGGCAGAACTCCAAGGAGGAGAGGCCAGGCGGGTGGGGGTGCTACAGGGAGGAGGGCGGAGCCAGGGGGGCGGCTAGTCCGGTTGCCAGGAGGCGGGGCCCGGACACAATGGGGTCTAGGAGTTGGGCCGGGCGGGGCGGGAATCGAGGCACATTACCTGGCCTTCTCAGCGGGGAGTCACTGGAGCAGGTTAGTGCATCAACTTCGGGCCCCCCTCCGGGCACCGGGTCCCCCATGCCGCTCCCTCGCCTCGGAATCTTTGCTTGATGCACCGAAAAgatcccacccctcccccccccaggaTCCCGGGGGATTCTCTTCCCTCAGTGTTGAGTCCAAACTAGGCGCGCGCGCACACCTTTACTGAACTCAGTTTGtaggttgggggatgggagacaGCCTCGAAGCTCCATCCCTGCACCACggcccccccacccacacacacacacacacacacacacacacacagagccggGAGAGCTGCCGTTTGTTTACCTGGCTCCTGGGATACCGGTTGGGCCCCGCCCCCGGAATCCGGGGTGGAGGAGCCCGGGCCGCCACCTTCTGTCCACAGGTGCTGCAGGCCGTAAGCACACCCGCCGGGCCATGGGCTCGGACGTCTGGGTCGGCCCGTGGCGGCCGCACCGGCCCCGCGGCCCCATCGCAGCGCTCTACGGAGGCCCTGGGCCCAAATACAAGTTGCCCACAAACACTGGTACCGGCGACGCGCGCAAGACTGTGAGGGATGGGCGGTGGGGAGGAAGAAGCTGGCGAGGTCTCTGCGGGAAATGGGGTGCTGAACCCCGGGCTGGAAAGGGGAAGCTCTGTTCTGTGCTCTGGGCGAAAGCGGCCGGACCCACAGATGATGTTGGGACACCCCACAGGCTACTTCCTACACGATCCGTCGCGGCCCCGCGCCCCCGCCTTCACCTTCGGCGTGCGCCTCCCCACGCAGCAGACTTCGTGCGGCCCCGGGCCCAGCCACCTGGTGCCGGCTCGCATGACCGTGCGCGGCCCGGACGGCACCCCCGCGTACTCCATCTACGGCCGCCCGCGCCATGCAGCGCCTTGCCTCACTCCCGGACCGGGTCAGGACCCCTGGGACCCCGGTCTCTCCAACGCCGAGCCGCCTCCAGGGAGCCCACCCGGAAACCCTAACCTGAGTCCCTAGCCCCCTTCGGGTACTCTAACACTCCAAATTCTGTACCCTTATCCGGATGTCCAAAGAACTCCAAACCCACCGGGCTTCGACAAATCGTGGTTCAGTTTCCCAGCTTTGTCCCCACCAGGCCCCTATCCCGATTCCGGCCCACACCTCTGGTTCTCCCCACAGGCAGGTACTTCCCAGAGCTAGCAGAAAACGCGACATACCCCAGCGCGCCTCGGCACACCATCGCCTCCCGAAACTGGGGCACCCACGCGGAGAATCAGACCCCAGGTGACCAGAAAGGCCCGTTCCAAGTCCGAGGCCCTTCCTACCCCCGATCTGGAGCCGCTCTCTAGGCGCTAGGAATACCCAGCATTCGCGGAGGAGGGGAGACCCGGGCGAATCCGCAAAGACCCGCCCCTAGACCCCATCCCTTGCTGGCTCCTTCCCAGGTCCCGGGACCTACACAGTGCCCTCGCTACTGGGCCCGCGCGTCATCGGCAAAGTCTCTGCCCCAACTTACTCCATCTGCGGCCGCAGCGCGGTGGGCAGCTTCATCGAGGACCTAAgcaaggtgggggaggggttgccCGGCACAGCGTAGCGAGGGGTCAACCGAGCAGACCGCAGAGGGTCAGGAAGCAAGGGATGGGGGTCAGTGAACAGCATGGAATGGAGGCCAGATGCAGCTCTCCTTCCGCCCTCCCAGACCCCAGGTCCCTGCGCCTACCACGTGGTGAACCCTGGGATCTACAAGTCTCGGGCACCTCAGTTCACGATGCTGGCGCGTACTTCGCTCCCCCAAGACAACACCCTGAATCCCGGGCCTGCAGCCTACAACGTGGACCAGGTGATCTGGATTCCAGGGTCAAGGGTTCGGGTCCAGGATGGAGGGTCTGAGGTCTGGGGCCAGGGTTCCGAAGTCCCAGCGCGGGGCCGCACGGCCGGCTCCGCGAGGTCAACTACGTCTCAACGACGTCTTTTGGGTCTGCAGCACCGGAAGCCTCGCGGCTGGAGCTTCGGTACCCGGCACTCGGACTACCTGGCCCGGATGGTGACCGACGTGGATCACTGAGCAGAGGTCGAGGGGGCGGGCGCGGCCTTGCAAATGTTTGCTTAAAGCTTCCGGAGCCAGCCGTGTGTCCGCCTCTCTGTGCGTGCAGCGAAGAACTGGACGGGTCCCGGCGGCCTACGAGATTGGCGGGACAAAAGCGAGCTGGGGGGTCGTCCCGCCTTCCCGAGGCAGTGATTGGCCCAGATTCCCGCCTGAGGCCTCGCCCAGCAGCCGTCCATTAACCAGGAAGGACCTGCTCCTTCCTGTCTGCACTACTATTCCCACTCTGATCTCGGGCCCCACAGGGCAGACACGGGCTGAAATCGTCAGCAGGACAGGCGAGGGTCGCTGTGCGGGACAGGTAGGGGCCAGGGTCAAATTATGAGGCCGAGAACTGGGAGCCAGACACGCTGACGAGCACACGGGCTACACAGACACTGCACACGGGGCAGACACGAGAAACGGGAACAGGGTAGGTAGGGACCAGTGCACCAGGTGGGCACGAGGCGGCGGCCGGTCCAAGGTGTGTCTCGCACCCTGCAGACCTGGGACGATGGCAGCTCCCGTGACCCCAGGACACCTGACACCCAACCCAGTAGCACCTGGTGACCTGTCGTGGGGAGGGCTCCGAGGCCCTCCTGACACCCCGCCAGAGCCCAAGCAGCTCCCGGAGCTGATCCGCCTGAAGCGAGACGGAGACCGCCTGAGCGAGGGCGATATTAGGGGCTTTGTACGCGCTGTGGTGGACGGCAGCGCACAGGGTGTGCAGATAGGTACGTGGAGACGGATGGGTGCCCTACCCTGAGACTGACTGTGTTGAGGACACTAGCGCCTCACCACTGCCAGTGAACCCAGGATAAGCCATCGCTGTGGGAATGCGCCCTTCATGCAGCCTATACCCCTGTACCCCTTCCTTAGGGGCCATGCTCATGGCAATCCGACTGCAAGGCATGGACCTGGAGGAGACTGTGGCGCTGACCCAGGCCATGGCCAAGTCTGGGGAGCAGCTGGAGTGGCCGGAGGCCTGGCACCAGCAGCTCGTGGACAAACATTCCACAGGGGGTGTGGGTGACAAAGTCAGCCTGGTCCTGGCACCTGCCCTGGCTGCCTGTGGCTGCAAGGTCAGAAGGAGCCTCCTCTCAAGACCAGAAACTCTGACCTTAGAGGCCAGAAGCCCACAAGCGCTGATGTGGCCCAGACAGAGCCCCAAAGGCAGGATCCAGGCTTCTTGCCCCCAGGACAGAACTTGGGTCCCCTTCCCCATCAGCCCCCCATAACAGGACCAAGTTATCTAGTGCCCATGCCCCATTCAGTAACCCTGAAAGGACTCCCAAGGGAAAAGCCGGGTATTCCTGTCCCTTGGTCCCCCAGACTTGTGCCCCCCATCCCAAACCAGGACAATCTTTTCCATTCCCTCTCCACCAGTTGGACCCACTACAAGGCCTTAGTAAATACTTAATTCCAGCTAAAGAAGTCCTAATCAAGGAAGGTAAGGGCAGATGTGCAGGTACACTCAGTACCCCTGTCCAGCAGGTACCAATGATCAGTGGACGTGGTCTGGGGCACACAGGGGGCACCCTGGATAAACTGGAGTCTATTCCTGGATTCACCGTCATTCAGAGCCCAGAACAGGTACAGGTGGGCCAATGGTCAGTCATTGATCTGGGTTATTGATGGGATATTAACCAGAATCTCTGAAGGATCAGGGTCACTGAGGATATTGATCAAAGTTATTCATGGATCACTCATGGTCACTGGACTTTGGTCAAAGTCATCAATGAACTTTGGAGTCACTAATAGGGACTTAGTCAATATCACTGATGGGCCTCTGATCAATAGGACATTGATCAATATTCCTGGTTCGTCAAGCCAGTCATTAACGAGGACTTATCAGAATTGTTCGTAAGTCACTGGTCATGGTTTTGGACACTTGTCATGTTTGCCGGTGAGTCCCTGATCAGGGTTAGTGATGGGGTCATTGATCAGTGGTCAGTGTCACTGGGAGTCCTGACGCAGGGGGATTTGGCCAGATGCAAGGTCTGCTGGAGCAAGTGGGCTGCTGTATTGTGGGTCAGAGCAAGAAGCTGGTTCCTGCGGATGGAATCCTGTATGAAGCCAGAGATGTGACAGCCACTGTTGACAGCCTGCCACTCATCACAGGTGACCTGACCCCACACTCCAGGGTCCACCTTCAGCATGTTAAAGACCCTGACCTCCCATCACATAGTATCCTCTCATCAGGGGACTATGGGACCGCCCCCAACCCCGGGGGTAGTGGTCCCTCATCACAGGATGCCTGGCCACCAATTTGAGAGTGACCTGGCTGATTCACAATGCGCCAGGCCTGTCACCTCATCATAGGAGACTTGACCCTCAATCCCCCACATCTCCCAGGAAGCTTCGGGCTGTCTTTTACCACCAgcccctctgcctgccccacaGCTTCCATCCTCAGTAAGAAGGTGGTGGAGAGCCTGTCTGCCCTGCTGGTGGACGTGAAGTTCGGCGCAGCTGCAGTCTTCCCcagccaggcagaggccagggagctGGCAGGAGCGCTGGTGAGCAGCGGTGCCAGATGTACCTTGTGAGCTCTCTGTTAGGGTCTCGCCAGGACAGGCACAAAGTTTTCCTGACCCCCACAGCTGAGATCAGGCACATTGCCTGCTTCAGTCACCCCCACCCAAAGACTTCTGTGACCCCACCCCTCATTCGGGCAACCAAGGGTGCAGCACCAGCTGGAGTTTGGTGACACAAGGGGTACAAGCCCCGTGGGACGCAGGGCACGGGCCACACTGTCTCCGCAGGTTGGTGTAGGGGCGGGCCTGGGTCTTCGGGTTGCAGCCGCTCTGACCGCTATGGACAACCCCCTGGGCCGCAGCGTGGGCCACACCCTGGAGGTGGAGGAAGCGCTGCTTTGCATGGACGGCGCGGGGCCACCGGACCTGCGGGACCTGGTCACTAGACTCGGTGAGTGGACGGGTAAGGGGTGTGTGGGGGCCGGAGCTACAGAGCCGCCTTCGCTGCACCTAAACCCCGCCCCCGCCGACAGGGGGCACCTTGCTCTGGCTCAGCGGACAGGCAGAGGACCCGGCCGTGGGCGCCGCTCGGGTGGCCGCGACGCTGGACGACGGCTCGGCCCGGGACCGCTTCGAGCGAATGCTAGCGACGCAAGGCGTGGACCCGTGGCTGGCCCGAGCCCTATGCTCCGGGACCCCCGCGCAACGCCGGCAGTTGCTGCCCCGCGCAAGGGAGCAAGAGGAACTGCTCGCGCCCGCGGACGGTGAAGGCCGGCAGACCCGCGTCCCTGTCCCAGCCCTGTCCCCCGCCCAGGTCCCTCCCCGTCCTAAGTCCCGGGCCtcgcccccagccccgcccctcccGACCAGCTCCTCTCCCCGCAGGCACCGTGGAACTCGTCCGGGCGCTGCCGCTGGCGCGCGTGCTGCACGAGCTCGGGGCCGGACGCAGCCGCGCAGGGGAGCCGCTCCGGCCAGCGGTGGGCGCGGAGCTGCTGGTCGGCGTGGGCCAGAAGCTGCGCCGCGGTGAGCGCGAATCCCCGCCCCTCCTCGACCCCGCTGGCCACCCCGCCCGCTGACCGCCGTTCCCGCCGCCCGCAGGGACGCCGTGGCTCCGCGTGCACCTGGACGCGCCCGCACTCAGCGACCCGCAGCGCCGCGCCCTGCAGGGGGCGCTCGTACTCTCGGACCGCGCGCCTTTCGCCGCCCCCTCGCCCTTCGCTGAGCTCATCTTGCCGCCGACCGACACACAGCAATAAAGCCCGAGAGCTGCAAAGCCGTGTCTGTACCTGGCGCGCCGGGGTCGGGAGCGGGAAGGCGGGAAGGGAAGGCAAGTGTGGAGCGCTACGACTGAGGTGAAGCCGCCGGGGACGGAGCCCCGCCCCGTCCAACACGTGACCTATAGTGAGCCCCGCCATGTTTTGCGCGCACTGCCGGTCCAAACGCGCGTGCGCTGCGCCGTTGACTCATGCGCACTGGCGTCGAGAGGGGCAACGCGCTAGATCCAAGGGCGGCTGCGGGGCCAGGTGCGCCGTGCGGCTGGTTAGCGCTTCCTCTTGGGCGGTATTCCCTGACTCGAAACAACGTCGCCGACCGCCTAAGGTGCGGACACCGAGCCCGGGGAGCCTGGGAGGACCTCGGGTGCAGAGGACAGAGGGGCGGGCGGGCTTCTGGGGCGTGCTTGGTGCCGGCGTCCAGCTTTCTGACTTTACCAGCGGCGCGGTACCggagggctccctggaggagggcTCCCAGAGCGGGGCCCAGGAAGCATCCACAGGCTGCCTTCGCTTGCCAGGTGTCTCTCTCACGCACTGCTTAGAGCCCGTGTAGTAAAGGAAGAAGCTGGTACGGAGAGGCTAAGGGACGTGCCCAGTGTCATCCAGCCCAGAGCCCAAGTCTAGGAACCGTCCGGACGTGGGGTGGGAGTTGGAGGCCCTCAGCAGCAGCTCAACAGGTGAGGCGGTCCTCAGACCACCTAGCGGACCTCCAGAGGCCCTTGTAGAAAGGCACAGAGGTCACCGAAGCCACGGAAGGGCGTGGGCTGAGCCAGCAGTTGCCAGTGGAAACCTGGATGTGAAGAGGGTGGGATCTGTGGCGAGTGCAAACTCCGCCCGAGTGCGTGCGGGAGGTTCATCAGGTGACGCTGAGGGATGGAGCCGCCTCAGTGGTAACTGCTTGTGCTCCCTGTGCAGACTGGTGTGGGTGATACGGGGTTCtcctgagggtgggggaaggggccgAAGAACTGTGCTTGGTCTCTTAAGTGGAAGGCTGGCCGACAGCAAAAAAGGCAGAGGAGCCAGATTTGAGGGTTGAAGCCAGAGACTCGCTCCTCCTTTCTGAAATGGGGCTTTATTGCAGACAGACATGCTAAGAAATCCAGGCAAGGCATGCACTTGCAATGCTTTCCGTCAGCTCGCGCGGCAACACAGGTGAGTACTGCGCAGGCTGTGTGGGGCTTCAGATGCAGGACAGTGACAGGCATGGATATTTGATTACACCTAAGCTGGAATTTGAGGCTACAGAGGAGAAGCGGTTCTGAGCTCCGCAGAGCTGGTGGGGTCAGCTGTGAGCCTAAGTGTGGGGTTGGTCCTTCACTTGGCAGTGAGTCTCCAGAGTGATGGGGGATGACCCAGGAGGCCAAAGCACCTTCAGACTCCTGAAACCTTGGCTCTTTGCAGGAGCATCAGATCCATGCTGCTGCTGGCTCGGACACCCAAGGCTTGGCCCAGACTCTGTCAGCTCGGGGTTCCAGCCCTCCCCAGGAGCCCAGGAAGCAAGGCCCTGCCTGTGACACGCCAGCTCTGGTCAAGGcagggccagccccagggccctggACTGCGGGCGAGGCTAATGATCACAGCTTTGAttggggctgggctgggtggggcctggCTGGCCATGAAGGCTGAGAAGGAGCGGGGTCAGCACCAGCGGCGGACAGCGGC contains:
- the TYMP gene encoding thymidine phosphorylase isoform X4, with product MAAPVTPGHLTPNPVAPGDLSWGGLRGPPDTPPEPKQLPELIRLKRDGDRLSEGDIRGFVRAVVDGSAQGVQIGAMLMAIRLQGMDLEETVALTQAMAKSGEQLEWPEAWHQQLVDKHSTGGVGDKVSLVLAPALAACGCKVPMISGRGLGHTGGTLDKLESIPGFTVIQSPEQMQGLLEQVGCCIVGQSKKLVPADGILYEARDVTATVDSLPLITASILSKKVVESLSALLVDVKFGAAAVFPSQAEARELAGALVGVGAGLGLRVAAALTAMDNPLGRSVGHTLEVEEALLCMDGAGPPDLRDLVTRLGGTLLWLSGQAEDPAVGAARVAATLDDGSARDRFERMLATQGVDPWLARALCSGTPAQRRQLLPRAREQEELLAPADGTVELVRALPLARVLHELGAGRSRAGEPLRPAVGAELLVGVGQKLRRGTPWLRVHLDAPALSDPQRRALQGALVLSDRAPFAAPSPFAELILPPTDTQQ
- the TYMP gene encoding thymidine phosphorylase isoform X3 produces the protein MAAPVTPGHLTPNPVAPGDLSWGGLRGPPDTPPEPKQLPELIRLKRDGDRLSEGDIRGFVRAVVDGSAQGVQIGAMLMAIRLQGMDLEETVALTQAMAKSGEQLEWPEAWHQQLVDKHSTGGVGDKVSLVLAPALAACGCKQVPMISGRGLGHTGGTLDKLESIPGFTVIQSPEQMQGLLEQVGCCIVGQSKKLVPADGILYEARDVTATVDSLPLITASILSKKVVESLSALLVDVKFGAAAVFPSQAEARELAGALVGVGAGLGLRVAAALTAMDNPLGRSVGHTLEVEEALLCMDGAGPPDLRDLVTRLGGTLLWLSGQAEDPAVGAARVAATLDDGSARDRFERMLATQGVDPWLARALCSGTPAQRRQLLPRAREQEELLAPADGTVELVRALPLARVLHELGAGRSRAGEPLRPAVGAELLVGVGQKLRRGTPWLRVHLDAPALSDPQRRALQGALVLSDRAPFAAPSPFAELILPPTDTQQ
- the TYMP gene encoding thymidine phosphorylase isoform X5; protein product: MAAPVTPGHLTPNPVAPGDLSWGGLRGPPDTPPEPKQLPELIRLKRDGDRLSEGDIRGFVRAVVDGSAQGVQIGAMLMAIRLQGMDLEETVALTQAMAKSGEQLEWPEAWHQQLVDKHSTGGVGDKVSLVLAPALAACGCKQVPMISGRGLGHTGGTLDKLESIPGFTVIQSPEQSKKLVPADGILYEARDVTATVDSLPLITASILSKKVVESLSALLVDVKFGAAAVFPSQAEARELAGALVGVGAGLGLRVAAALTAMDNPLGRSVGHTLEVEEALLCMDGAGPPDLRDLVTRLGGTLLWLSGQAEDPAVGAARVAATLDDGSARDRFERMLATQGVDPWLARALCSGTPAQRRQLLPRAREQEELLAPADGTVELVRALPLARVLHELGAGRSRAGEPLRPAVGAELLVGVGQKLRRGTPWLRVHLDAPALSDPQRRALQGALVLSDRAPFAAPSPFAELILPPTDTQQ
- the TYMP gene encoding thymidine phosphorylase isoform X1, which encodes MAAPVTPGHLTPNPVAPGDLSWGGLRGPPDTPPEPKQLPELIRLKRDGDRLSEGDIRGFVRAVVDGSAQGVQIGAMLMAIRLQGMDLEETVALTQAMAKSGEQLEWPEAWHQQLVDKHSTGGVGDKVSLVLAPALAACGCKQVPMISGRGLGHTGGTLDKLESIPGFTVIQSPEQVQMQGLLEQVGCCIVGQSKKLVPADGILYEARDVTATVDSLPLITASILSKKVVESLSALLVDVKFGAAAVFPSQAEARELAGALVGVGAGLGLRVAAALTAMDNPLGRSVGHTLEVEEALLCMDGAGPPDLRDLVTRLGGTLLWLSGQAEDPAVGAARVAATLDDGSARDRFERMLATQGVDPWLARALCSGTPAQRRQLLPRAREQEELLAPADGTVELVRALPLARVLHELGAGRSRAGEPLRPAVGAELLVGVGQKLRRGTPWLRVHLDAPALSDPQRRALQGALVLSDRAPFAAPSPFAELILPPTDTQQ
- the TYMP gene encoding thymidine phosphorylase isoform X2 — protein: MAAPVTPGHLTPNPVAPGDLSWGGLRGPPDTPPEPKQLPELIRLKRDGDRLSEGDIRGFVRAVVDGSAQGVQIGAMLMAIRLQGMDLEETVALTQAMAKSGEQLEWPEAWHQQLVDKHSTGGVGDKVSLVLAPALAACGCKVPMISGRGLGHTGGTLDKLESIPGFTVIQSPEQVQMQGLLEQVGCCIVGQSKKLVPADGILYEARDVTATVDSLPLITASILSKKVVESLSALLVDVKFGAAAVFPSQAEARELAGALVGVGAGLGLRVAAALTAMDNPLGRSVGHTLEVEEALLCMDGAGPPDLRDLVTRLGGTLLWLSGQAEDPAVGAARVAATLDDGSARDRFERMLATQGVDPWLARALCSGTPAQRRQLLPRAREQEELLAPADGTVELVRALPLARVLHELGAGRSRAGEPLRPAVGAELLVGVGQKLRRGTPWLRVHLDAPALSDPQRRALQGALVLSDRAPFAAPSPFAELILPPTDTQQ